In Flavobacterium luteolum, the DNA window TTTATTTTGTTTAATCGTTGATTCGTTTAATCGGTTAATTGTTTTTTTGTTTAGCGATTAAACGGTTCAACAATTAAACGATTAACCAATTTATTTAAAAATCATGATTAATCTTTCGCTTTCGGTTTTATGGAATTTTTTGAGTTTATAGTCTCCAAAAATGTCCAGCAGGAAAATTCCAGCCTCGTCCATTAAATCCTGAAAGTCTTTCAAAGTTAGTGCTTTTACTTTTTCTGTAAAATGATATTTTCTGCCTTGGTCTTCAAAATCAATTTCTTTGAAAATATGCCCGTCTTCTACATATCTTTTGATGTGAAAATCTATTTCGTCAACCGTTTTTACTTCTTCTGGAACAAGGTTTTCAATTACGTTTGCAACATTCATAAAATCAATAACCGCAAAACCATATTCAGATAAGCTTTCTTTAATTGCTTTTAAGGTTGTTAGATTATCGTCGTCGCTTTCGAAGTAGCCAAAACTGGTAAAAAGGTTGAAAATGGCATCGAACTTTTCTTCAAAAGGTTCGCGCATGTCGTGCACTTTAAAATGCAGGGTTTCATTACTATTTTTACTAGCTTCAGTAATGCTGTTTTCAGACAGATCGGCTCCTAAAACATCGTAGCCTAATTGATTTAAATAAATAGAATGACGGCCTTTTCCGCACGCTAAATCCAATACTTTTGCTTTCTCAGGCAAATTAAGGTAGTGCGTTAAATTGTCCATGAAAACTTGAGCTTCACGATAATTACGATCCTTGTAAAGAATGTGA includes these proteins:
- a CDS encoding class I SAM-dependent methyltransferase, whose amino-acid sequence is MSEKHNDSIPNQEGDDQNWYSSWFDTPYYHILYKDRNYREAQVFMDNLTHYLNLPEKAKVLDLACGKGRHSIYLNQLGYDVLGADLSENSITEASKNSNETLHFKVHDMREPFEEKFDAIFNLFTSFGYFESDDDNLTTLKAIKESLSEYGFAVIDFMNVANVIENLVPEEVKTVDEIDFHIKRYVEDGHIFKEIDFEDQGRKYHFTEKVKALTLKDFQDLMDEAGIFLLDIFGDYKLKKFHKTESERLIMIFK